The following are encoded together in the Myxococcales bacterium genome:
- a CDS encoding N-acetylmuramoyl-L-alanine amidase: protein MFRLATRLAAPIRVLLGLCLVVVAALAGCAMPLGDGEHEACELEPQTLSSEPAGLEEDVGVAQEELSSHSCKMSGATGYSSGHAFDIKVVSVDSNRVEWKTANAYLRMAQAAAKDGVQIRIVSGFRSMSEQQYLYSCYKNCSCNSCNLAATPGYSNHQSGHALDLNTSAGGVYSWLSKHGAKYGFKRTVPSEIWHWEWWGDDPGIGPCNGGTVKAKLTKRWSSAKRHRGKKANYTVCAGDRFKFSFTFKNKGTATWHDVDGRGRKVGSDVFLVTANGKTDKLTGKKRFSVKLNKNAHVHGDRKAKDCSTKDGCRRTTFIKGAIEAMAPKKPGIYRSRWRLRDYSKAWGKHSKGFGPKAQLAFQVVSCDQPKKECGCRVWCTDGKSQKLPANISSAAMCKSVAQTFCKPAGYLDHSFQACSTAGTGGGGGKGGASATDPSAPSASEDPAAGTEPSASEEPAVESPAASPADDEPAAESSAGDEGDEDDDNGLDSSDDLDDGVGTEEADDADFEDDDYPGYDETETVVGETSGCSLSGPSSGAPLSLGFLAVIGAGLSVRRRRSRDRARGAGRVALGLLALLALLSLPLSGCGADTPSPARRAQITGDSPLVQMFRDAESETRVPAEMLATMSWLQARLSMNLGAAESEAHGAPREHGLMAIGTGGLRTLDEVARAAKLDPSDVATDPRTNVRAAALWLAAEAKRQGLSPTTDREWASVLTAWGGDDVSSGVLRLLSVGWEGSDDDGHAVSVSGSEAELENARAQNGVGSVQQELGYPGGKWSPAASGNYTNASRGKSDIRYVVIHTTQGSYAGTIGWFKNPAAKVSSHYVVRSHDGAVTQMVDDRDIAWHDGCFNTNSIGIEHEGFVSAPSKWYTEDLYRSSARLTAWLCDKYGIPKDRKHILGHSETPDCSDHTDPGSGWNWSQYMKLVETGGKLETLKAKSVRKWSSARRYRGKSADYVACAGDDLKLSFTLKNVGSAVWHDIDGRGKKVGSDVFLVTTSGKQDALTGHKRFSLQNNLNQHVHGDRKAKNCSDENGCRKTTFVAGGMHAKAPNKPGVYHSRWRLRDYSKAWGKNSKGFGPKLDLSLKVVSCDQPKGKCGCHVWCSDGKDHHLAASIDSAAECKVVAESFCKPAKYLAHGFKACSTAVGGGQPGSDPADENAGGAGGAGGSSSEPSSGGASGGVAGSDTGAAGAGGDSAEGGEAEDNGYDVDDSEDDPDVLPVEDDADFSDDGFEGDDGAMPEPGSDAGGCSVAATGRAPEAPYLALGLVGLALGVSRRRCARKAGQ, encoded by the coding sequence ATGTTCCGTCTCGCCACTCGACTCGCCGCGCCCATCCGCGTGCTCCTCGGCCTCTGCCTGGTCGTGGTCGCCGCGCTCGCCGGCTGTGCGATGCCGCTCGGTGATGGCGAGCACGAGGCCTGCGAGCTCGAGCCGCAGACGCTCTCCTCGGAGCCGGCGGGGCTCGAGGAGGACGTCGGCGTGGCGCAGGAGGAGCTGTCCTCCCACTCCTGCAAGATGTCCGGCGCCACGGGCTACAGCTCGGGGCATGCCTTCGACATCAAGGTCGTCAGCGTCGACAGCAACAGGGTCGAATGGAAGACCGCCAACGCCTATCTACGCATGGCCCAGGCGGCAGCCAAGGACGGCGTTCAGATCCGCATCGTCAGCGGATTTCGCAGCATGTCGGAGCAGCAGTACCTGTACTCCTGTTACAAGAACTGCAGCTGCAACAGCTGCAATCTCGCGGCCACACCGGGCTACAGCAATCACCAGAGTGGTCACGCGCTCGATCTGAATACGAGCGCGGGCGGCGTCTACAGCTGGCTCTCGAAGCACGGCGCCAAGTACGGGTTCAAGCGCACGGTTCCCAGCGAAATCTGGCACTGGGAGTGGTGGGGCGACGACCCCGGTATCGGTCCGTGCAACGGTGGCACCGTCAAGGCAAAGCTCACGAAGCGTTGGAGCAGCGCCAAGCGCCATCGCGGCAAGAAAGCCAACTACACCGTGTGCGCGGGTGACAGGTTCAAGTTCAGCTTCACCTTCAAGAACAAAGGCACTGCCACTTGGCACGACGTGGACGGCCGCGGTCGGAAGGTCGGCAGCGACGTGTTCCTGGTCACGGCCAACGGCAAGACGGACAAACTGACCGGCAAGAAGCGCTTCTCGGTCAAGCTCAACAAGAACGCCCACGTGCACGGTGACCGTAAGGCGAAGGACTGCAGCACCAAGGATGGTTGCCGGCGCACGACCTTCATCAAGGGTGCGATCGAGGCCATGGCGCCGAAGAAGCCAGGCATCTACCGGTCGCGTTGGCGGTTGCGCGACTACAGCAAAGCTTGGGGCAAACACTCGAAAGGGTTCGGTCCGAAGGCCCAGCTCGCGTTTCAGGTGGTGAGCTGCGACCAACCCAAGAAGGAGTGCGGTTGCCGAGTCTGGTGCACCGACGGCAAGAGCCAGAAACTGCCGGCCAACATCAGCAGCGCGGCGATGTGCAAGTCCGTCGCTCAGACCTTCTGCAAGCCGGCGGGCTACCTGGATCACAGCTTCCAGGCGTGCTCAACCGCCGGCACCGGTGGCGGTGGAGGGAAGGGTGGAGCTTCGGCCACGGATCCGTCGGCGCCGAGCGCGAGCGAAGACCCTGCGGCGGGCACCGAGCCGTCCGCGAGCGAGGAGCCCGCGGTCGAGAGTCCCGCGGCGAGTCCGGCGGACGATGAGCCCGCTGCCGAGAGCAGCGCGGGCGACGAAGGCGACGAGGACGACGACAACGGTCTGGATTCGAGCGACGACCTCGACGATGGCGTGGGCACCGAAGAGGCGGATGACGCGGACTTCGAGGACGACGACTACCCCGGCTACGACGAGACCGAGACGGTTGTGGGAGAAACGTCCGGGTGCTCGCTGTCCGGCCCGAGCAGCGGAGCACCGCTCAGTCTCGGATTCCTGGCCGTGATCGGCGCGGGGCTCTCTGTTCGCCGACGTCGCTCGCGTGACAGGGCTCGCGGCGCCGGCCGCGTCGCTCTCGGACTGCTCGCGCTCCTCGCTCTCCTGTCGTTGCCGCTCTCGGGCTGCGGCGCCGACACCCCGAGCCCCGCCCGGCGGGCCCAGATCACCGGTGACTCACCGCTGGTGCAGATGTTCCGGGATGCCGAGTCCGAGACCCGTGTGCCGGCGGAAATGCTGGCAACGATGTCCTGGCTCCAGGCGCGCCTCAGCATGAACCTGGGTGCGGCGGAGTCCGAGGCTCACGGCGCGCCGCGGGAGCACGGCTTGATGGCCATCGGCACGGGCGGGCTACGAACTCTCGACGAGGTCGCCCGCGCGGCGAAGCTCGACCCGAGCGACGTGGCGACGGATCCGCGGACCAACGTGCGCGCCGCCGCACTCTGGCTCGCCGCCGAAGCAAAGCGTCAGGGGCTCTCACCAACCACGGACCGCGAGTGGGCGTCGGTGTTGACGGCGTGGGGTGGGGACGACGTGTCGTCCGGTGTGTTGCGTTTGCTGTCCGTCGGTTGGGAAGGCAGCGACGACGACGGACACGCCGTCTCCGTCAGCGGGAGCGAAGCGGAGCTCGAGAACGCGCGAGCACAGAACGGCGTCGGCAGCGTGCAACAGGAGCTCGGCTACCCGGGCGGCAAGTGGAGCCCTGCGGCTTCTGGTAACTACACCAACGCGAGCCGCGGCAAGTCCGACATCCGATACGTCGTGATTCACACGACCCAGGGTTCGTACGCGGGCACCATCGGCTGGTTCAAGAATCCGGCTGCGAAGGTGAGCTCTCACTACGTGGTGCGCTCCCACGACGGCGCCGTGACGCAGATGGTGGATGACCGTGACATCGCCTGGCACGACGGCTGTTTCAACACCAACTCGATCGGCATCGAGCACGAGGGTTTCGTGAGCGCACCGAGCAAGTGGTACACCGAGGACCTGTACCGGTCGAGCGCGCGGCTCACGGCGTGGCTCTGCGACAAGTACGGCATCCCGAAGGATCGCAAGCACATCCTCGGCCACAGCGAGACCCCAGACTGCAGCGACCACACCGATCCGGGCTCCGGTTGGAACTGGAGTCAGTACATGAAACTCGTCGAGACCGGCGGCAAGCTGGAGACCCTCAAGGCCAAGTCCGTTCGGAAATGGAGCAGCGCGCGCCGCTACCGCGGTAAATCTGCCGACTACGTCGCCTGCGCGGGCGATGACCTGAAGCTGTCGTTCACCCTGAAGAACGTCGGCAGCGCCGTCTGGCACGACATCGACGGGCGCGGGAAGAAGGTCGGCAGCGACGTGTTCCTGGTCACGACCAGCGGCAAGCAGGACGCGCTGACCGGCCACAAGCGCTTCAGCTTGCAGAACAACCTGAACCAACATGTTCACGGCGACCGCAAGGCGAAGAACTGCAGCGACGAGAACGGTTGCCGCAAGACGACCTTTGTTGCCGGCGGCATGCACGCCAAGGCGCCCAACAAACCCGGCGTCTACCACTCACGCTGGCGCCTCCGCGACTACAGCAAGGCGTGGGGGAAGAACTCCAAGGGTTTCGGCCCCAAGCTGGATCTCAGCCTGAAGGTCGTGAGCTGCGATCAACCCAAGGGCAAGTGCGGTTGCCACGTGTGGTGCAGCGACGGCAAGGATCACCATCTGGCGGCGAGCATAGACAGCGCGGCTGAGTGCAAAGTCGTCGCGGAGAGCTTCTGCAAGCCGGCGAAGTACCTCGCCCACGGCTTCAAGGCGTGCTCCACCGCAGTCGGCGGCGGGCAGCCAGGGTCCGACCCCGCGGACGAAAACGCGGGCGGTGCGGGCGGTGCCGGGGGCTCGAGCTCGGAACCCAGCTCCGGCGGCGCGAGCGGCGGCGTGGCCGGCTCCGACACCGGCGCGGCGGGCGCCGGCGGCGACAGCGCGGAGGGCGGCGAGGCCGAGGACAACGGCTACGACGTCGACGACAGCGAGGACGATCCCGACGTGTTGCCCGTCGAGGACGACGCTGACTTCAGCGACGACGGCTTCGAGGGCGACGACGGCGCGATGCCGGAGCCCGGCTCCGACGCCGGGGGCTGCTCGGTTGCTGCGACGGGCCGGGCTCCCGAAGCGCCCTACCTCGCGCTCGGTCTCGTGGGCCTCGCGCTCGGTGTTTCCCGCCGGCGGTGCGCTCGGAAAGCAGGGCAGTGA
- a CDS encoding protein kinase: MSSSAPLPAATARPERVGRYLLFESIAQGGMAQVHLARMVGPVGFSRIVAIKRLHPHLALEAEFVSMFLDEARLAARVRHPNVVPILDVVSLPTELFIVLDYVAGESLSSLWRAGRQSEARIPADVVCAILVGALTGLHAAHEAKSETGGPLSIVHRDVSPQNVMVGEDGLARVLDFGIAHAAERLATTRIGEVKGKPSYMSPEQLSGANVDRRTDVYSAGVVAWELLTGQRLFLGEGDAQIFELVKNGAKQSVRMLVPEVPAELDAVVMKAIAGDPALRFQTARDFALALEHALTPASQRAVADWVQRVAGKALAERAERVARIEAGEQALAEPQPAPVAGVSEATAAATEHNDARSSTSLVTSDMTVMRPSTEEAPKRDRLWLALTGSLLGAVLFCAIVLVVLAARARSDAPAGPSSSSLPAAAGGGFAVAAPSLTPPFAPPVPAESASVAGSASTAPPTQSSPKPSAKGPAGLKGKSACEPPFTYRGRVKVPKPECF, translated from the coding sequence GTGAGTAGCTCGGCGCCGCTGCCCGCTGCCACCGCCCGGCCGGAACGCGTCGGGCGCTACCTGCTGTTCGAGTCCATCGCTCAGGGCGGCATGGCCCAGGTACACCTGGCCCGGATGGTGGGTCCGGTGGGCTTCTCGCGCATCGTCGCCATCAAGCGCCTGCACCCGCACCTCGCGCTCGAAGCGGAGTTCGTATCGATGTTCCTCGACGAGGCGCGGCTGGCGGCCCGGGTGAGGCACCCCAACGTGGTGCCGATCCTCGATGTCGTCTCGTTGCCCACGGAGCTCTTCATCGTGCTCGACTACGTGGCCGGCGAGTCGCTCTCGTCACTCTGGCGCGCCGGGCGGCAATCCGAGGCCCGCATTCCGGCTGACGTCGTGTGCGCGATCCTGGTCGGGGCACTGACCGGGTTGCACGCGGCGCACGAGGCCAAGAGCGAGACCGGAGGGCCGCTCTCGATCGTGCACCGTGACGTCTCTCCGCAGAACGTCATGGTGGGTGAGGACGGCCTCGCGCGCGTGCTCGATTTCGGAATCGCGCACGCGGCGGAGCGCCTGGCCACGACCCGGATCGGGGAGGTCAAGGGCAAGCCGAGCTACATGTCACCGGAGCAGCTCAGCGGTGCGAACGTCGATCGCCGCACGGACGTCTACTCCGCGGGCGTGGTGGCGTGGGAGCTGTTGACGGGGCAGCGGCTGTTCCTGGGCGAGGGCGACGCTCAGATCTTCGAGCTGGTGAAGAACGGCGCAAAACAGTCGGTCCGCATGCTGGTGCCCGAGGTGCCGGCGGAGCTGGACGCGGTCGTGATGAAGGCCATCGCGGGCGACCCAGCGCTGCGTTTCCAGACGGCGCGGGACTTCGCGCTGGCGCTCGAGCATGCGCTGACCCCAGCCTCGCAACGAGCAGTCGCCGACTGGGTGCAGCGGGTGGCGGGCAAGGCGCTCGCGGAGCGCGCCGAGCGGGTGGCACGCATCGAGGCGGGTGAGCAAGCACTCGCCGAGCCACAACCGGCGCCCGTGGCTGGTGTGAGCGAGGCCACCGCGGCTGCGACCGAGCACAACGACGCCCGGTCGAGCACGTCGCTCGTGACCAGTGACATGACGGTGATGCGGCCATCCACCGAGGAAGCTCCGAAGCGGGACCGCTTGTGGTTGGCGCTGACCGGGTCGCTGCTCGGCGCCGTGCTGTTTTGCGCCATCGTGCTCGTCGTTCTGGCGGCCCGCGCCCGAAGCGACGCGCCCGCCGGGCCGAGCAGCTCGAGCCTACCCGCCGCCGCGGGCGGCGGATTCGCGGTCGCTGCGCCCTCGCTCACGCCGCCGTTCGCGCCGCCCGTGCCCGCGGAATCGGCATCGGTCGCTGGTTCCGCTTCGACGGCACCGCCGACCCAAAGCTCGCCCAAACCGAGCGCAAAGGGCCCCGCGGGACTCAAAGGCAAGAGCGCCTGTGAGCCGCCCTTCACCTACCGCGGTCGTGTGAAGGTGCCGAAGCCGGAGTGTTTCTGA
- a CDS encoding sigma 54-interacting transcriptional regulator, with translation MADVTETRQGPGELAGSRPITGVVILFCEERELASPRSLAVTSRCRLGRDPQVALQLEDSQVSREHAELAPAAGGVHVSDLGSRNGTYVDEERVGEAGAFARVGSCIRCGKTLLTVVEDVELFRKNPQSTLPPLVGSARIAEVKRLVGTVGPFAHPVLVLGETGTGKERVAEAVHAASGRTGPFVPVNSSAIPSELVESELFGHARGAFSGSHQARTGLFRSADGGTLFLDEIADLPLTAQAKLLRAIETGEIRSVGDDRVGTVDVRVVSATNADLDALAQSGRFRSDLLHRISMWRVTLPPLRERVEDVPLLAAHFRPPDSPGFSVEAMARLVLWRWPGNVRELRSAVFTAAARAAADRAEQILVGHLPPEIARGGGQRSAPPAALDEEAVFRTRVETALSLRAGNVAQVARDLGCSRPWLYQELKRLGIDVNAHRKR, from the coding sequence ATGGCCGACGTCACCGAAACCCGCCAGGGACCTGGAGAGCTCGCAGGCTCGAGGCCCATCACCGGTGTCGTGATCCTGTTCTGCGAGGAGCGCGAGCTCGCTTCGCCTCGCTCCCTCGCCGTCACGTCGCGGTGCCGCCTGGGTCGTGATCCGCAGGTTGCCCTTCAGCTGGAAGACTCGCAGGTTTCGCGGGAGCACGCCGAGCTCGCGCCGGCAGCCGGGGGTGTCCACGTCAGCGATCTCGGCAGTCGCAACGGGACCTATGTCGACGAAGAGCGGGTCGGTGAGGCCGGGGCGTTCGCACGGGTGGGCTCGTGCATCCGCTGCGGGAAGACCTTGCTCACGGTCGTGGAGGACGTGGAGCTCTTCCGCAAGAACCCACAGTCCACGCTGCCTCCGCTCGTGGGCAGCGCGCGCATCGCAGAGGTGAAGCGCCTGGTCGGGACGGTCGGCCCGTTCGCGCATCCGGTGCTCGTGCTCGGCGAGACCGGCACCGGCAAGGAGCGCGTCGCCGAGGCGGTGCATGCGGCAAGCGGGCGAACCGGCCCCTTCGTTCCCGTGAACTCCAGCGCCATTCCCAGCGAGCTCGTGGAGTCGGAGCTCTTCGGCCACGCTCGCGGTGCGTTCTCTGGCTCACACCAGGCGCGCACAGGCCTGTTCCGTTCGGCGGACGGGGGCACGTTGTTCCTGGATGAGATCGCCGACCTGCCGCTGACCGCGCAGGCCAAACTCCTGAGAGCGATCGAGACGGGTGAGATCCGGAGTGTCGGCGACGATCGCGTGGGCACCGTGGATGTTCGAGTCGTGTCGGCCACGAATGCCGACCTCGATGCTCTCGCGCAAAGTGGCCGCTTTCGCAGCGACCTGCTGCACCGCATCTCGATGTGGCGCGTCACGCTGCCCCCACTCAGGGAGCGGGTCGAGGATGTGCCCTTGCTCGCGGCACATTTCCGACCGCCCGACTCCCCTGGATTCTCGGTGGAGGCGATGGCGCGGCTGGTCCTCTGGCGCTGGCCTGGCAACGTGCGCGAGCTTCGCTCCGCCGTGTTCACGGCAGCAGCGCGCGCTGCTGCGGACCGGGCGGAGCAGATCCTGGTGGGGCACCTGCCGCCGGAGATTGCCCGCGGCGGAGGGCAGCGGAGCGCGCCCCCTGCCGCGCTGGACGAGGAGGCCGTCTTTCGCACACGGGTCGAGACGGCGCTCTCGCTCAGGGCCGGCAACGTCGCGCAGGTGGCGCGCGATCTCGGCTGCAGCCGCCCGTGGTTGTATCAGGAGCTCAAACGCCTGGGCATCGACGTCAACGCCCATCGCAAACGATGA
- a CDS encoding beta-lactamase family protein translates to MAPRSSMQRAPSPACGHHADGFEPVARTFAEQLARGEEIGAAFSVYQRGVQVVDLWGGVADATSGRAWERDTRIVVFSVTKGFAAMGMHLLAERGTFDWDEPVAKYWPGFGQQGKREISVRTLLNHRAGLPCLDAPLTLKDCIEPARADHVLSALETQAPAWQPGEQQGYHALTFGLYVSELFGRIAGEPLGPFLQRELFQVVGSDARLGTPASEDSRQATLYVPSTRDRLLTLARGALLATGSPETRVTRDLFSRSSVVRRAFTNPSPGPRGLLAYAEVEVRRAALAWASATASADGVARAYLPFASDGRFQEKQLFSKGSLAPVHRRQSWSPRDRLLKKALGWSQGFLKEERQTFSPNPQSFGHAGMGGALGWCDPTAELSIGYVMNRMDAHVRSPRALALCRSLYECEPVYGS, encoded by the coding sequence ATGGCTCCACGGTCCTCGATGCAGCGCGCGCCGTCGCCCGCTTGCGGTCATCATGCTGACGGTTTCGAGCCCGTCGCCCGCACCTTCGCCGAGCAGCTCGCGCGCGGCGAGGAGATCGGCGCCGCGTTCAGCGTGTACCAGCGCGGCGTGCAGGTGGTGGATCTCTGGGGCGGGGTCGCCGACGCGACCTCGGGACGAGCGTGGGAGCGAGACACCCGCATCGTCGTCTTCTCCGTGACCAAGGGGTTCGCCGCGATGGGCATGCACTTGCTCGCCGAGCGCGGGACCTTCGACTGGGACGAGCCCGTCGCGAAGTACTGGCCTGGCTTCGGCCAGCAAGGCAAACGAGAAATCAGCGTGCGCACTCTGCTCAACCATCGCGCGGGGTTGCCCTGCCTCGACGCGCCGCTGACGCTGAAGGACTGCATCGAGCCCGCGCGCGCCGACCATGTTCTATCGGCGCTCGAGACGCAGGCGCCTGCGTGGCAGCCGGGCGAGCAGCAGGGCTATCACGCGCTCACCTTCGGCCTGTACGTGAGCGAGCTGTTCGGGAGGATCGCCGGCGAGCCGCTCGGACCATTCCTCCAGCGCGAGCTGTTCCAGGTGGTCGGCTCGGATGCGCGGCTGGGCACGCCCGCCTCGGAGGACTCGCGTCAGGCCACGCTGTACGTGCCGAGCACGCGCGATCGGCTGCTGACGCTCGCCCGCGGCGCACTCCTAGCCACGGGTTCGCCCGAAACGCGCGTCACCCGGGACCTCTTTTCGCGAAGCTCCGTGGTGCGCCGCGCGTTCACGAACCCCTCACCCGGGCCGCGCGGGCTCTTGGCTTACGCAGAAGTCGAGGTCCGTCGCGCAGCCCTCGCCTGGGCCTCCGCGACCGCCAGCGCCGACGGTGTCGCCCGCGCCTACTTGCCGTTCGCGAGCGACGGCCGCTTCCAGGAGAAGCAGCTCTTCTCCAAGGGCTCGCTCGCGCCCGTGCACCGACGTCAGAGCTGGTCGCCGCGCGATCGCCTGCTGAAGAAGGCGCTGGGATGGTCACAGGGTTTCCTCAAGGAAGAACGCCAGACGTTCAGTCCGAATCCCCAGTCGTTCGGGCACGCCGGCATGGGCGGCGCTCTCGGCTGGTGCGACCCAACCGCCGAGCTCAGCATCGGCTACGTCATGAACCGCATGGACGCACACGTCCGTTCGCCGCGCGCCTTGGCGCTGTGTCGCAGCCTGTACGAGTGCGAACCGGTGTATGGTTCGTAG
- a CDS encoding WD40 repeat domain-containing protein, with translation MRHWNKTLAAVAVISVLVAHACGGEEGGGVAGNTGGSVGTGGSSGTGAGTGTGGDASLVFDGPQGEIESLAVEPSAAVIDVVNGTSTPAQFKAVGKLKGGGSTAVAATWSFDRLDLGLISSAGSLTAHGTKGGAGTVTATFGTLSATATVSINLKLEEDTASLTPADKAKFGSPDSNPSGTLLYPYDQTVFARGILGPELMWSGGGAGDKYKLEIVDKSVTLTAYFPADPPSRFGMKKEWWTTLTESSDGSPVSVKLSRLDAAGAAHQPMSQSWSIAPGSLRGTIYYWAVNTGTLMKIAPGASSPVAVFDPGPANQLGTPAPSGYDNTQPPWEAGTGGKRCVACHTVSKDGSTLATIFEKKGSTASPWGTVALGQTPPSILQMSAYTSTAIYLGLSPDGTWAVRNDLNMSMHLANAKTGAPLASALDSIADKVCDPAFSPDGKLLAFSSNVTGAYPVEFSRADLDVFEFDATTQVFSNRKNIVNGGSQAIAFPSFSPDSKWVFYQKGDYSRAKYGASGNLTGHNKLYVADVAKQVGEIELSSASGVSLAAKDQLRSYQPTVNPIAVGGYVWVVFFSPRDYGNRMQSATDSTIENRKQLWVAAVDLNPQPGKDPSHPGFWLPGQDLSTINMNGYWALEPCKQNGLECNDGYECCTGFCRDQGDGSFKCVPPPTNECALVGEKCTTVADCCSPPGSKIQCIGGFCALPGPA, from the coding sequence ATGCGCCACTGGAACAAGACGCTCGCCGCGGTTGCAGTCATCAGTGTCCTCGTCGCGCACGCCTGCGGCGGCGAAGAGGGTGGGGGAGTCGCCGGCAACACGGGCGGCTCCGTCGGCACGGGCGGTTCGAGCGGCACCGGCGCGGGCACCGGCACCGGCGGCGACGCGAGCTTGGTCTTCGATGGGCCCCAGGGCGAGATCGAGTCGCTCGCCGTGGAGCCGTCCGCGGCCGTCATCGACGTCGTGAACGGCACGAGCACGCCGGCGCAGTTCAAGGCCGTGGGCAAGCTGAAGGGCGGCGGGTCCACGGCGGTCGCTGCGACGTGGAGCTTCGATCGCCTCGACCTCGGGCTGATCTCGTCGGCCGGTAGCCTCACGGCGCACGGCACGAAGGGCGGCGCGGGCACCGTGACGGCGACGTTCGGCACGCTGAGCGCCACCGCTACGGTCAGCATCAACCTGAAGCTCGAGGAGGACACCGCGAGCCTCACGCCAGCCGACAAAGCGAAGTTCGGCTCTCCGGACTCGAACCCGAGCGGCACGTTGCTCTACCCGTACGACCAGACCGTGTTCGCGCGGGGGATCCTGGGCCCGGAGTTGATGTGGAGCGGCGGCGGAGCGGGGGACAAGTACAAGCTCGAGATCGTCGACAAGTCGGTCACCCTCACCGCCTACTTCCCGGCCGATCCGCCCAGCCGTTTCGGCATGAAGAAGGAGTGGTGGACGACACTCACCGAGAGCAGTGACGGCTCGCCCGTGAGTGTGAAGCTCTCGCGCCTGGACGCCGCCGGGGCCGCGCACCAGCCCATGAGCCAGAGCTGGAGCATCGCACCGGGCAGCCTGCGCGGCACCATCTACTACTGGGCCGTCAACACCGGCACGTTGATGAAGATCGCGCCGGGCGCCTCCAGCCCCGTCGCCGTGTTCGATCCCGGGCCGGCGAACCAGCTCGGCACCCCCGCGCCGTCCGGCTACGACAACACCCAGCCGCCGTGGGAGGCGGGCACCGGCGGCAAGCGCTGCGTTGCCTGCCACACCGTCAGCAAGGACGGCTCGACCCTCGCCACCATCTTCGAGAAGAAGGGCTCCACGGCCAGCCCTTGGGGCACGGTTGCGCTCGGACAAACCCCTCCGTCCATTCTCCAGATGTCCGCCTACACGTCGACGGCCATCTACCTTGGCCTCAGCCCCGACGGCACCTGGGCGGTGCGCAACGACTTGAACATGTCGATGCACCTGGCGAACGCCAAGACCGGCGCGCCCTTGGCGAGTGCGCTGGATTCCATCGCTGACAAGGTGTGTGATCCCGCGTTCTCGCCGGATGGGAAGCTGCTCGCGTTCTCCAGCAACGTGACCGGCGCGTACCCCGTCGAGTTCAGTCGTGCCGATCTCGACGTGTTCGAGTTCGACGCCACCACGCAGGTCTTTTCGAACCGCAAGAACATCGTGAACGGCGGCAGCCAGGCCATCGCTTTCCCGAGCTTCTCGCCGGACTCGAAGTGGGTCTTCTATCAGAAGGGCGACTACAGCCGGGCCAAGTACGGCGCGTCGGGCAACCTGACCGGGCACAACAAACTCTACGTCGCGGACGTGGCGAAACAGGTGGGAGAGATTGAGCTGTCCAGCGCGAGCGGTGTGAGCCTCGCGGCCAAGGATCAGCTGCGGAGCTACCAGCCCACCGTCAATCCGATCGCAGTGGGCGGCTATGTCTGGGTCGTGTTCTTCAGCCCCCGCGACTACGGCAATCGCATGCAGTCCGCGACGGACTCGACCATCGAGAATCGCAAGCAGCTCTGGGTTGCCGCCGTGGATCTGAATCCGCAGCCCGGCAAGGATCCGAGCCACCCTGGCTTCTGGCTGCCCGGCCAGGACCTCTCGACCATCAACATGAACGGCTACTGGGCGCTCGAGCCGTGCAAGCAGAATGGCCTCGAGTGCAACGATGGCTACGAGTGCTGTACCGGCTTCTGTCGCGACCAGGGCGACGGCTCGTTCAAGTGCGTTCCTCCGCCGACCAACGAGTGCGCGCTGGTCGGTGAGAAGTGCACGACCGTTGCCGACTGCTGCTCGCCGCCCGGGTCCAAGATCCAGTGCATTGGCGGCTTCTGCGCGCTGCCTGGTCCGGCGTGA